One genomic segment of [Phormidium] sp. ETS-05 includes these proteins:
- a CDS encoding 2TM domain-containing protein encodes MPPRWPRQPDRKDPDYRRLDDRMNFAVHVGIFAASNSGLWFFENLQPQSSWDGLVWVTGGWLLLLLVHAAYIFTIADYSS; translated from the coding sequence ATGCCACCTCGCTGGCCGCGCCAACCAGACCGCAAAGACCCGGATTACCGTCGCTTGGATGACCGGATGAATTTTGCCGTGCATGTGGGTATTTTTGCTGCAAGCAATTCCGGCTTGTGGTTTTTCGAGAATTTGCAGCCGCAATCCTCCTGGGATGGGCTGGTTTGGGTGACTGGGGGTTGGCTGCTGCTGTTGCTGGTTCATGCGGCGTACATTTTCACGATCGCCGATTATTCCAGCTAG
- a CDS encoding DUF2786 domain-containing protein: MRKKSTPKRSSSLAIIAFPHEAAAFHAYRLLQQHGISPENLAIVGQGYSSPDSVGLLEPMAIALHSGRSLSGATGLVGTFLGFVLFWVAYLGLKMPLSATLFLIVPAGGFIGGFIGATLGGLWGFFGKGSTAGIYRHQLRKGHYLLMIEGSEKLVRSARDIISVYSAHQTR; the protein is encoded by the coding sequence GTGAGAAAAAAATCCACCCCAAAGCGCAGCTCTTCCTTGGCCATTATCGCCTTTCCCCACGAAGCCGCTGCATTTCATGCTTACCGACTGCTCCAGCAGCACGGGATTTCTCCGGAAAACCTGGCGATCGTTGGTCAAGGCTACAGTAGCCCTGATAGTGTCGGTCTTTTAGAACCAATGGCGATCGCCCTGCATAGCGGTCGTAGCCTTTCCGGCGCCACCGGTTTGGTGGGCACTTTCCTCGGTTTTGTCCTCTTCTGGGTGGCTTATCTGGGTCTAAAAATGCCCCTGAGTGCCACATTATTCCTCATCGTTCCCGCTGGTGGCTTCATCGGCGGCTTCATCGGTGCCACATTAGGTGGTTTATGGGGATTTTTCGGCAAAGGCAGCACGGCGGGGATTTACCGCCACCAACTGCGCAAAGGACATTACTTATTGATGATTGAAGGCTCGGAAAAGCTGGTACGCAGCGCCCGAGACATCATCAGCGTCTATTCTGCCCACCAAACTCGCTAA
- a CDS encoding C40 family peptidase yields MVSLAEIRLQAASSSENHIITTEYRSQVNLNLYDAPTCESLATQAAAGRHLRIFIPSGDNGEHLLTTGDIPAIRVQLVEDDYPGWLAVRDLEHLEPAPEPDQAPVLSREDIAARLDAVIAFTLRAIEVPNQYLWGGTVAPNYDCSGLMQAAFASEGIRLPRDAYQQEAFTQAIPLAELEPGDLIFFGTPERATHVALYLGDGRYIHSSGKQDGRNGIGIDTLNPDSHPVSQFYYQRLRGAGRVMTSYLPG; encoded by the coding sequence ATGGTTTCTTTAGCCGAAATCCGCTTGCAGGCCGCTTCCTCCTCGGAGAACCATATCATCACTACAGAGTACCGCTCCCAAGTGAATCTTAACCTCTATGATGCCCCTACCTGCGAAAGTCTGGCCACCCAGGCGGCGGCGGGGCGGCACCTGCGTATCTTCATCCCGTCGGGAGATAACGGGGAACATCTTCTCACAACTGGGGACATTCCTGCCATTCGCGTCCAACTCGTAGAGGACGACTATCCAGGGTGGTTGGCGGTGAGGGACTTAGAACACCTAGAACCAGCCCCAGAACCTGATCAAGCGCCGGTTTTGAGCCGTGAGGACATCGCTGCCCGCCTCGACGCCGTTATCGCTTTTACTTTAAGGGCGATCGAGGTGCCCAATCAGTATCTTTGGGGGGGGACCGTGGCGCCAAACTACGACTGTTCTGGACTAATGCAGGCGGCGTTTGCTAGTGAGGGCATTCGCTTACCCAGAGATGCCTACCAGCAGGAAGCCTTTACCCAAGCTATTCCCTTGGCAGAACTAGAACCCGGAGATTTAATATTTTTCGGCACACCGGAGCGAGCCACTCACGTCGCCCTCTATTTAGGCGATGGGCGCTATATCCACAGTTCTGGCAAGCAAGACGGACGTAATGGCATCGGTATTGATACACTCAACCCAGACAGCCATCCCGTCAGCCAATTTTATTATCAGCGACTACGGGGCGCCGGTCGAGTAATGACCAGTTATTTACCGGGTTAG
- a CDS encoding DUF3181 family protein, with amino-acid sequence MTIEAVMSISPTSEAIEALAAEIGDKIYIDVAKWHLRLDDAHLHSVLADRLYPMLAENALNEDQVVQILQNIPVKLGGGRREIPLSDLLPMQCQMQLMDILEEFQRQM; translated from the coding sequence ATGACCATAGAGGCTGTTATGTCTATTTCTCCAACTTCAGAAGCGATCGAAGCCTTGGCCGCAGAAATTGGCGATAAAATCTACATCGATGTGGCCAAATGGCATTTGCGCCTAGATGACGCCCACCTGCACTCGGTTTTGGCCGATCGGCTCTACCCAATGCTCGCCGAAAATGCCCTGAATGAAGACCAGGTAGTGCAAATCCTACAAAACATCCCCGTCAAACTCGGCGGCGGGAGGAGAGAAATTCCCCTCTCGGATTTGCTCCCCATGCAATGCCAAATGCAGCTTATGGACATTCTCGAAGAATTTCAGAGGCAGATGTAA
- the moaC gene encoding cyclic pyranopterin monophosphate synthase MoaC → MASTFSENFSKLSETTGLSHLDASGEAHMVDVSAKPVTLREAVAAGQVRMTQETFTAIEAGNAPKGDVLGTAKLAGIMAAKQTSGLIPLCHPLPLQKIDVQLTPDRDLPGYQIVATVKTKAETGVEMEALTAVSVAALTLYDMAKALEKTMQIEAIRLVRKTGGKSGDFDASSGENG, encoded by the coding sequence ATGGCAAGCACTTTTTCCGAAAATTTTTCCAAATTGTCTGAAACCACCGGCCTGAGCCACTTAGACGCCAGTGGTGAAGCCCATATGGTGGATGTTTCCGCCAAACCCGTCACCCTCAGAGAAGCCGTAGCCGCCGGTCAGGTGCGCATGACTCAAGAGACTTTCACCGCCATAGAAGCCGGGAACGCCCCCAAAGGAGACGTATTAGGCACCGCCAAACTTGCCGGGATTATGGCGGCCAAGCAGACATCGGGGCTAATTCCCCTGTGCCATCCCCTACCGCTGCAAAAAATAGACGTACAGCTTACCCCAGACCGGGACTTACCTGGATATCAAATAGTCGCTACGGTGAAAACTAAGGCGGAAACTGGGGTGGAAATGGAAGCCCTCACCGCCGTTTCCGTGGCGGCGCTCACGCTTTACGATATGGCCAAAGCCCTAGAAAAGACAATGCAGATAGAAGCAATTCGCCTGGTACGCAAAACTGGAGGCAAATCGGGGGATTTCGACGCCTCATCGGGGGAAAACGGCTGA
- a CDS encoding STAS-like domain-containing protein encodes MKHQIHRLIGENCITPDEGQKVYDCIHPELVTDQPVELDFNGVKILAAPFFNFAIGQLYRDIHPDSLNRLLKISELNPVGWQILHQVINNSQKYYGDVNIRQAVDTVVRELAESF; translated from the coding sequence ATGAAACACCAGATTCACCGTTTAATTGGGGAAAACTGCATCACCCCTGATGAGGGGCAAAAAGTATATGACTGCATCCACCCAGAGTTAGTGACAGACCAACCGGTGGAACTGGACTTCAACGGGGTAAAAATTTTGGCTGCCCCATTTTTCAACTTTGCCATAGGACAGTTGTATAGAGACATTCACCCCGACAGTCTCAACCGGCTGTTAAAAATTTCTGAATTGAATCCAGTTGGCTGGCAAATCCTGCATCAAGTAATTAATAACTCCCAGAAATACTATGGTGATGTCAATATCCGCCAAGCTGTAGATACCGTAGTCAGAGAACTGGCAGAGAGTTTCTAA
- a CDS encoding MFS transporter produces MFNNLEPQIRRSLLVLFITGLLFWCSIGSQLPTIPLYAEDMGGTKQQIGLVMGSFAIGLLIFRQPLGWLADNGGLLLVVKIGVSVAATAPIGYLLANSIPMLMAMRAFHGISIAAYATGSSALVAELSPPRQRGEILGYMTLVNPLGVAIGPAIGGLVMEEFGYQFLFLMASAFGIVGLICAWQIPFTRAAQSPATAETAKISKNESFWRLVASPRLLVPTAVMLAVGLVFGTLSTFMPLFIKDAEMNMNAGWFYTAAAISSFISRFLAGRASDRYGRGLFVSGSLVLYIAAMAILCTATASSFIIISAILEGAGAGILIPTILALVTDRSTSKERGRVFALCIGGFDLGMAFAGPTLGAFADALGYRSMFALACTLAAAALVLFVTKCSKDPATSWRYAIGREKDWYALNE; encoded by the coding sequence ATGTTTAACAATCTCGAACCCCAAATCCGCCGCAGTCTGCTGGTGTTGTTTATCACCGGCTTATTATTTTGGTGTAGCATCGGTTCCCAGTTGCCCACTATACCCCTGTACGCCGAAGATATGGGGGGCACCAAGCAGCAAATCGGACTGGTAATGGGTTCTTTTGCTATTGGGCTGCTGATATTTCGTCAACCATTAGGATGGTTGGCGGATAATGGCGGACTGCTGCTGGTAGTCAAGATTGGCGTATCGGTGGCAGCCACTGCCCCGATCGGTTACCTCTTAGCCAACTCCATCCCCATGTTGATGGCCATGCGAGCTTTCCACGGCATCAGTATCGCCGCCTATGCTACTGGTTCCAGTGCATTAGTGGCAGAGCTTTCCCCTCCCCGCCAGCGAGGAGAAATCCTCGGCTATATGACTCTGGTCAATCCCCTAGGAGTAGCCATCGGTCCTGCCATTGGAGGATTAGTGATGGAAGAATTCGGCTACCAGTTTTTATTTTTGATGGCTTCCGCCTTCGGAATAGTGGGATTAATTTGCGCTTGGCAAATTCCTTTCACCAGAGCCGCCCAGAGTCCAGCCACTGCAGAGACAGCAAAAATCAGCAAAAATGAATCATTCTGGCGATTGGTAGCCAGTCCCCGGTTGCTAGTGCCCACAGCGGTGATGCTGGCTGTGGGGTTGGTGTTTGGGACTTTAAGTACATTTATGCCCCTGTTCATCAAGGATGCAGAAATGAATATGAATGCGGGGTGGTTCTACACCGCTGCCGCCATATCCAGTTTTATCTCGCGGTTTTTAGCGGGGCGGGCGAGCGATCGCTACGGTAGAGGGTTATTTGTCAGCGGGAGCCTAGTCTTATACATTGCCGCAATGGCCATCCTCTGTACTGCTACCGCCTCCAGCTTCATCATTATTTCTGCCATATTAGAAGGAGCCGGAGCTGGAATCCTGATTCCCACCATATTGGCGTTGGTAACCGATCGCTCCACATCCAAAGAGCGGGGGCGAGTATTTGCCCTGTGCATTGGTGGCTTTGATTTAGGCATGGCCTTTGCCGGACCTACTCTTGGGGCTTTTGCCGACGCCCTCGGCTACCGAAGTATGTTCGCCCTCGCCTGCACTCTGGCTGCTGCCGCCCTAGTGCTGTTCGTGACCAAATGCAGCAAAGATCCGGCCACTTCATGGAGATATGCGATCGGGCGAGAAAAAGACTGGTATGCTCTAAACGAATAA
- a CDS encoding glycosyltransferase family 2 protein: protein MAVKASLLSRETGAKNGENVTDVSVVVPIHNEVESLPLLIESIAEALSDTELSYEIVCVDDGSSDGSTQLLKQLASSRSDLRAVILRRNYGQTAAMSAGFDRATGRVIVTMDGDLQNDPADIPVLVAKLEEGYDLVSGWRKNRQDDRLTRLLPSQIANWLIGRVTSVKLHDYGCSLKAYRTELVADMNLYGELHRFLPALAFIEGARIAEIPVRHHPRRYGKSKYGLGRTFRVLMDLLTIAFMKKFLTRPMHVFGLLGLGSMTLGTILGMYLTFLKLGLGQSIGSRPLLILVAILLVTGLQLFCFGLLGELLMRTYHESQGRPIYRVREVVSGSEAD from the coding sequence ATGGCAGTAAAAGCGTCGCTGTTATCTCGTGAAACAGGGGCGAAAAATGGGGAGAATGTCACGGATGTATCAGTGGTAGTACCGATACATAATGAAGTAGAGAGTTTGCCGCTACTGATAGAATCGATCGCCGAAGCGCTCTCAGACACAGAGCTGAGCTATGAAATCGTCTGTGTGGATGACGGTTCTAGCGATGGCTCCACCCAATTGCTCAAACAACTAGCCTCCAGTCGGTCTGACTTGCGGGCGGTGATTTTACGGCGGAACTATGGCCAAACCGCCGCGATGTCCGCTGGGTTCGATCGCGCCACCGGTCGCGTCATCGTCACAATGGATGGAGACCTGCAAAACGACCCCGCCGATATCCCTGTTCTCGTGGCCAAACTAGAGGAAGGCTACGATTTAGTCAGCGGCTGGCGCAAAAACCGCCAAGACGATCGCCTCACCCGCCTGCTCCCATCCCAAATCGCCAACTGGCTCATCGGGCGCGTCACCAGTGTAAAACTACATGACTACGGTTGCTCCCTCAAAGCCTACCGCACCGAATTAGTCGCCGATATGAACCTCTACGGCGAATTACACCGATTTTTACCCGCCCTCGCCTTTATTGAAGGGGCCCGCATTGCGGAAATCCCCGTCCGCCACCATCCCCGTCGCTACGGTAAAAGCAAATATGGTTTAGGGCGCACGTTCCGGGTCCTCATGGACCTGCTCACGATCGCCTTTATGAAAAAATTCCTCACCCGACCCATGCACGTTTTCGGTTTACTGGGTCTGGGTTCGATGACTTTGGGGACAATTTTGGGGATGTACCTCACCTTTCTCAAACTAGGTTTAGGTCAAAGCATCGGTAGCCGTCCCCTATTGATTCTAGTCGCCATCCTGCTGGTGACTGGGTTGCAACTATTTTGCTTTGGGTTGCTCGGAGAACTGCTGATGCGCACCTACCATGAATCCCAAGGGCGTCCCATCTACCGCGTCCGGGAGGTAGTTTCCGGCAGCGAAGCCGATTAA
- a CDS encoding serine hydrolase produces the protein MTFFRKDAQLESLGDRILDATRAEFPSLAPNQIALTWIVYDPPAPVNTGGALSPEAFWSHPVRGFSYRGFERIYPASIVKIFYLVALYEWVAKDMVQTSPELERAVRDMIVDSSNDATSLVVDVLTGTTSGPELSPGPFATWKFQRNIINRYFQSLPWPELETININQKTWCDGPYGRERAFLGDMWENRNMLTTNATARLFHSIIGGVAVSSEASQAMMALMKRSLDPGAIAADPENQVTGFLGGGLPQEAQLWSKAGLTSQVRHDAAYIELPDLRPYLLIVFTEGKNHSKNEAILPFVSQQVIAAMQQI, from the coding sequence ATGACATTTTTTCGGAAAGACGCACAACTAGAGAGTTTAGGCGATCGTATTTTAGACGCCACCAGGGCGGAGTTTCCCAGTCTCGCCCCCAACCAGATCGCCCTCACCTGGATTGTCTATGACCCCCCCGCTCCCGTCAATACCGGCGGTGCCCTCAGTCCAGAAGCCTTTTGGTCTCACCCCGTCCGGGGTTTCAGCTATCGCGGTTTCGAGCGCATCTATCCCGCCAGCATCGTTAAAATCTTTTATCTGGTGGCGCTTTATGAATGGGTCGCCAAAGACATGGTGCAAACTTCTCCAGAGTTAGAGCGGGCTGTTCGGGACATGATTGTGGACTCGAGCAACGATGCTACCAGTTTAGTGGTGGATGTATTGACGGGCACCACCAGCGGGCCAGAATTGTCCCCTGGTCCCTTTGCCACCTGGAAATTCCAGCGCAACATCATTAACCGTTATTTTCAGTCTCTCCCCTGGCCAGAATTGGAGACTATCAATATTAACCAAAAAACCTGGTGTGATGGTCCTTATGGCCGGGAGCGGGCTTTTCTCGGTGATATGTGGGAAAACCGCAATATGTTGACCACTAACGCCACGGCTCGCCTGTTCCATAGTATTATCGGCGGCGTGGCGGTCTCTTCGGAGGCGTCCCAAGCGATGATGGCGCTGATGAAACGCTCTCTCGACCCAGGGGCGATCGCCGCTGACCCAGAAAACCAAGTCACCGGTTTTCTCGGTGGCGGTTTACCCCAAGAAGCCCAACTCTGGTCAAAAGCTGGTTTAACCAGTCAAGTGCGCCACGATGCTGCTTATATAGAATTACCGGATTTGCGGCCCTATTTGCTAATTGTCTTTACCGAAGGCAAGAACCACAGCAAAAATGAAGCGATTTTGCCTTTTGTTTCCCAGCAAGTCATCGCCGCGATGCAACAAATTTAA
- a CDS encoding class II aldolase/adducin family protein has translation MQKTMLHLSKILWEMGDAGQRMSQINAAEGAAGNISVFVRDLPPAEEHLFPFWFENGIRNPIPLPVTVPSLVGGWVIVSGSGKRMRDIATIPEVALCLLQIQPGGETAILHTADPSVRPTSELNSHLAVHNDRIAKQNLSYHTVLHAQPLHLTYLSHIDRYGDTKALNRHLLRWQPETILEFPEGIGVSPFEIPASPEQAQQTVEILRQHRSVVWRRHGIVVRCDAGPRKAGDLVEYAEAAAQYEYLNLKAGEPSGGISDEEMRQMCQRFGIDYLI, from the coding sequence ATGCAGAAAACGATGTTGCACTTGTCCAAAATTCTCTGGGAAATGGGTGATGCGGGACAGCGGATGTCCCAAATTAACGCCGCTGAAGGTGCAGCGGGGAATATTTCCGTTTTTGTGCGGGACCTGCCCCCAGCAGAAGAACACTTATTCCCGTTTTGGTTTGAAAACGGTATCCGCAACCCCATCCCTTTACCAGTAACAGTACCGAGTTTGGTGGGAGGATGGGTCATTGTCAGCGGTAGTGGTAAACGGATGCGGGATATCGCCACCATTCCCGAGGTGGCTTTATGTTTGCTGCAAATTCAGCCAGGGGGAGAAACAGCGATTTTGCATACTGCTGACCCTAGTGTGCGCCCTACCAGCGAGCTAAACTCCCATCTGGCAGTGCATAATGACCGCATAGCTAAGCAAAACTTATCCTACCACACGGTTTTACACGCTCAACCTTTGCACCTGACCTATCTGAGCCATATAGATAGATATGGCGATACCAAGGCGTTAAACCGTCACCTGTTGCGATGGCAACCGGAAACGATTCTAGAATTTCCCGAAGGTATTGGGGTGAGTCCGTTTGAAATTCCCGCCTCACCGGAACAAGCACAGCAAACGGTGGAAATATTGCGTCAACATCGATCGGTAGTCTGGCGGCGTCATGGTATTGTAGTTAGGTGCGATGCGGGTCCGCGCAAGGCAGGAGATTTAGTGGAATATGCGGAAGCGGCGGCGCAATATGAATATCTGAACCTGAAGGCGGGAGAGCCGTCTGGGGGTATTAGCGATGAGGAAATGCGCCAGATGTGCCAGCGGTTTGGTATTGATTATTTGATTTGA